A stretch of DNA from Channa argus isolate prfri chromosome 7, Channa argus male v1.0, whole genome shotgun sequence:
GTCAAAAAACTGGCTATGATGTTTCAATTATGTTAACCAAAAAAAGCATGAGTGGTGAATAGACTGTAGACTAAATTGTTTTTACCCATTTTCTTCGGCTTAGGGAGATTCAGGTTGTTCATGATGTTCACAAACTCCTCCAGGTTCTTGGTCAAGCGTGGGTTAAACTTCCGCTCCTCACCAACAGTGGACACAGTCCGACCTGATACACAAAGAGAGGTACAGCATGCTCGCTCATatttaatggaaatatttaagATGCATTGTATAGCGGCAATTAAAAGCTTGCAAAACCTTTATATTTGATCTACTTTTATTCTTTATAAAACATGACCAGATTTTCATGCAAgttctaaaaataataatttaaaataggaGACAGAAATAACACTTGTTCATTCATTTACTAAAGAAAATGATCTGATCCTACAGATTTCTGTGATACAACAGTATGTGAACCTCAAGCGTTATAAGGGCATTTTAAGGAGAGTGTTTCAATCAGTGGAATGGCCATTAGGTGTGAGCCTGGTAGGCCCCTCCTTATTCTAAGAAGAGAAATCTGGGTCTTCACTCTCACAGTCTGATGCATGAAGTGTGTCATGCAACAAACAAAGGTGATTTCTAAGGACAGCAGGGAGGAGTTGTTGATGCTCACCAGCCTGGAATTGGTTACAAAGGAATTTCTCAAAAGTCTGGACTCCACCAGTCCACTGTCAGGCAGATCGTGTACAAAAGGAGAACATTTAGTTCTCTGCAGGAGTGGTGGACCAACAAAGatcacaataaaagcagatgGTGATAAACGGTTATTGGAAACATTTAATTGAAGTTCTTGCTGCAATAGGGGGGTGACACCAGTTACTGAATCACATGcttcttttatttgtatttgtatgctACAATAAGGACTGAGAATTCCTGGCAACAGGCCTATAATACTAAGCTGGTGCTTCAGCTTAGTATCACGATTCAGATGTGTGTGCTTTCAACAAACCTAAGTAGTCGTGTGCTGGGTAGATGAGGCACTCTTCAGGCAGGGTGAAGATCTTCTGATGGATTGACTCATAGAGCTTCTTAGCGCAGCctgaaagaacaagaaaatattttgaacCCAAACATATGCTGCCCTCTTGTGTTCGTTTACCAGCATTACAGGTGAAAAACTGACTTAGGCCAGAGTGGATTTAAGACAAATTCCAGAAAAAACATTATGATGTGAGATGAATAAAACGATGCTAAAGTCTACCCTGCTGGAAATCTGTCCTGCCGCAGCCTCTGATCAGCAGAGCGTCCCCAGTAAAAGCCATGCTGTGATCACCTGACACCAGCGTTATACACCCATCAGTGTGTCCTtgtgtctctctcactgtcaGATACTGCAGAGGAGACGAGACAAGGCGGCTTATTTTACCAAGCTGTTTTAAGTGAAACTGTCTGATTTTATGTAACAGAAGTTACACATGTCCCTCTTACTTGATTTCCAAAGGTGATCTTGTCTCCCTCTGTCAGAAAGATATCTGCAGAGGCACCACTGAATTTGGAGATGGCACTTTTCAGCCCGGCCAGTCTTTTCTTCATCAGCCTGGTGCTGGTGATGTGGTCTGCGTGGCAGTGGGTGTTCACTATCAGAAACAAACAGGACAGGGTGGGTCACCAGGGGGCG
This window harbors:
- the LOC137130915 gene encoding persulfide dioxygenase ETHE1, mitochondrial-like; its protein translation is MAQTNGLVFRQLFELESSTYTYLLADRETKEAVLIDPVLETVDRDLKLIHELGLRLKVAVNTHCHADHITSTRLMKKRLAGLKSAISKFSGASADIFLTEGDKITFGNQYLTVRETQGHTDGCITLVSGDHSMAFTGDALLIRGCGRTDFQQGCAKKLYESIHQKIFTLPEECLIYPAHDYLGRTVSTVGEERKFNPRLTKNLEEFVNIMNNLNLPKPKKMGISVPANLVCGVHDI